A window of Vigna unguiculata cultivar IT97K-499-35 chromosome 4, ASM411807v1, whole genome shotgun sequence contains these coding sequences:
- the LOC114182347 gene encoding uncharacterized protein LOC114182347 isoform X2 gives MAHKTLFRPTLILTLTLHKAPISVSYRPFRPSQQQPFSFLNTHRIPLPATARTTSKTHIHTHLWCSNFSTNTTIEGSEKCYLYLTDEDLLRQCEMDTFKASGPGGQHRNKRESAVRLKHLPTGIIAQASEDRSQHKNRASALNRLRSLIALKVRKTVDLDPYSPPRELLQILPPKSSIRGSDCGPQIGPNNPKFALLNYVCLWSF, from the exons ATGGCGCACAAAACCCTCTTCAGACCAACTTTAATTCTCACTCTCACACTCCACAAAGCCCCCATTTCAGTTTCATACCGTCCATTTCGCCCCTCTCAACAACAACCCTTTTCCTTCCTCAACACTCACCGAATCCCACTTCCTGCAACAGCAAGAACAACCAGCAAAACTCACATCCACACCCACTTATGGTGCTCTAATTTCAGCACCAACACGACAATTGAGGGTTCAGAAAAATGTTACCTTTACCTCACGGACGAGGATTTGTTGCGGCAGTGCGAGATGGATACCTTCAAGGCCTCAGGACCAGGTGGTCAACACCGTAACAAGCGTGAGTCCGCAGTGCGCCTCAAACACCTCCCCACAGGAATCATTGCTCAG GCTTCAGAAGACCGCTCCCAGCACAAGAACCGCGCTTCTGCGCTGAATCGCCTTCGCTCTCTTATTGCACTCAAAG TCAGGAAAACAGTGGATCTTGATCCTTATTCACCGCCTCGAGAACTTCTTCAAATACTTCCTCCCAAATCATCCATTAGAGGGTCAGATTGTGGTCC
- the LOC114182346 gene encoding alpha-ketoglutarate-dependent dioxygenase alkB homolog 6, translating into MVEEKENLGHYKVGSLPTLFYVPDFITDSDQSLLLNNIYEAPASKWKMLKNRRLQNWGGVVHEKGLLPQVLPPWLTNLTQKICDESGLFPSPMNHVLINEYQPNQGIMPHQDGPAYFPVVAILSLESPVVMNFTPHARFKQDSQDDVDKDSDFEIGKDKWLDEHHPFSVLLMPRSLLIFKDKAYSDYLHGIKDCTLHCYNGAVNETQALKHKESEGDFFNLEDAALDTTGKEEYKNISRTSNRVSLTCRLVPKVHKNLFRF; encoded by the exons ATGGTGGAGGAAAAAGAGAATTTGGGTCATTACAAAGTTGGGTCTTTGCCAACTCTGTTTTACGTTCCTGACTTCATCACAGACAGTGACCAAAGCCTTCTTCTAAACAAC ATTTATGAAGCCCCTGCATCAAAGTGGAAGATGTTAAAGAATAGAAGGCTACAGAATTGGG GTGGTGTTGTCCACGAGAAGGGCCTTCTACCTCAAGTTT TGCCTCCATGGTTAACAAATCTCACACAAAAAATATGTGATGAATCTGGGCTGTTCCCATCACCAATGAACCATGTTCTTATCAATGAATACCAGCCTAATCAAGGCATAATG CCACATCAAGATGGACCTGCCTATTTTCCAGTAGTAGCCATTCTATCACTTGAATCTCCTGTTGTCATGAACTTCACTCCCCATGCAAGATTCAAACAAGATTCCCAGGATGATGTTGACAAAGATTCTGATTTTGAGATTGGAAAAGATAAGTGGCTTGATGAACACCACCCTTTCTCTGTTTTATTGATGCCTCGCAGTTTATTGATATTCAAGGACAAAGCATACTCAG ATTACTTACACGGTATAAAAGATTGCACACTACACTGCTACAATGGG GCTGTGAATGAAACTCAAGCTTTGAAACACAAGGAATCAGAGGGAGACTTCTTTAACTTAGAGGATGCAGCATTGGATACAACAGGAAAGGAAGAGTATAAGAATATATCAAGAACATCCAACAGAGTTTCATTGACCTGTCGATTGGTTCCCAAAGTTCACAAAAATTTGTTTAGGTTTTGA